In Candidatus Hydrogenedentota bacterium, the following proteins share a genomic window:
- the queG gene encoding tRNA epoxyqueuosine(34) reductase QueG codes for MAAGRENIPRRSAAPPSKGDGGGASPGLSALADAVRAEALALGFDACGVAPAEAERDDGFDAWLDAGYHADMYWMPRTRALRQSVETLLPGCRSVVVVARNYNHPRPPAPEGAGKISRYAWGRDYHRVLIRPLRRLGGFIAAHQPDAAWRAWMDSGPVRERAWAARAGIGWVGKNSLILRRGMGSWFFLGVLLTTAELAPDGPASDRCGSCRACLDACPTGAIVSPRVVDANRCLAYHTIENRGEIPPEIQRQSSGWVFGCDICQEVCPWNLEVPVTTEKEFAPRPGTANPMPGELAEMDETAFSERFNGTPVRRAKLEGMRRNARMALDNPAK; via the coding sequence ATGGCGGCGGGACGGGAGAACATCCCCCGCCGCTCCGCGGCGCCCCCTTCAAAGGGGGACGGGGGCGGAGCATCCCCAGGTCTGAGCGCACTTGCCGACGCGGTGAGGGCGGAGGCCCTGGCCTTGGGCTTTGACGCCTGCGGTGTGGCCCCGGCGGAGGCGGAGCGGGACGACGGCTTTGACGCCTGGCTGGATGCGGGCTATCACGCGGACATGTACTGGATGCCCCGGACCCGCGCGCTCCGCCAGTCCGTGGAAACGCTGCTGCCGGGGTGCCGCTCCGTGGTCGTGGTGGCGCGGAACTATAACCATCCCCGCCCGCCCGCACCGGAGGGCGCCGGGAAGATTTCCCGCTATGCCTGGGGGCGCGACTACCACCGCGTGCTCATCCGTCCCCTGCGGCGGTTGGGCGGGTTCATCGCGGCGCATCAGCCGGATGCGGCATGGCGCGCCTGGATGGACAGCGGCCCCGTGCGCGAGCGGGCCTGGGCGGCCCGCGCCGGGATCGGCTGGGTGGGAAAAAACAGCCTCATCCTGCGCCGGGGCATGGGTTCATGGTTTTTTTTGGGCGTGCTGCTGACCACGGCGGAGCTGGCCCCGGACGGTCCCGCGTCAGACCGCTGCGGAAGCTGCCGCGCCTGCCTGGACGCCTGCCCGACGGGGGCGATTGTGTCGCCGCGCGTGGTGGACGCCAACCGCTGCCTGGCCTACCACACCATCGAGAACCGGGGGGAGATACCGCCGGAGATTCAGCGGCAGTCCTCCGGCTGGGTCTTCGGGTGTGACATTTGCCAGGAGGTCTGCCCCTGGAACCTGGAGGTGCCCGTCACCACAGAAAAAGAGTTCGCGCCCCGGCCCGGCACGGCCAATCCGATGCCCGGGGAACTGGCGGAGATGGACGAGACCGCGTTTTCGGAGCGGTTCAACGGGACGCCCGTGCGCCGCGCGAAACTCGAGGGCATGCGCAGAAACGCGCGGATGGCGCTGGACAACCCGGCGAAATAA
- a CDS encoding sulfatase has protein sequence MDHTVSRRRFLNLMGASAAGCLLSGASVAQQAKRPNFVIILIDDMGRHQLGCYGNPFYETPNMDRLAAQGVKFMDAYAAAPVCSPTRASIMTGKYPARLHITDFIAGNPYPHAKLRQPDWQKSLPVEERTLAEMLGDAGYVSGHFGKWHLGVDKRDVPGRPGEPDTQGFDDILMREKPEGREAREATADPEYDAHHVREITDRAVAFLEKNRERPFFCHIAHSSIHQPVMAYGPDIIRYANKREAGNTMGNNPVIGAMVETLDRHVGRVLDALDALGLAENTVVALLSDNGDYFGREGLKPFYGAKADLYEGGIRVPWIMRWPGVTAPGTECAVPISTIDFFATFAELAGQAVADPEVDGVSITSLLRGGDRLDRDALYWHYPHYHSLGVGPSGAVREGRYKLIEWFEKSLEDPEAAGALELFDLEVDPGERVNLVREMPEKARDMHRKLVAWRAAVGAQEMTPNPDYDPARAEKSG, from the coding sequence ATGGACCACACCGTCAGCCGCCGCCGTTTTCTCAACCTGATGGGCGCGTCCGCCGCGGGATGCCTGCTCTCCGGTGCGTCCGTCGCGCAACAGGCCAAGCGCCCGAATTTCGTCATCATCCTGATTGACGACATGGGCCGCCACCAGCTCGGCTGCTACGGCAACCCCTTCTATGAGACGCCGAACATGGACCGGCTGGCCGCGCAGGGCGTGAAGTTCATGGACGCCTACGCCGCCGCGCCGGTCTGCTCGCCCACCCGCGCGAGCATCATGACCGGAAAATACCCGGCGCGGCTGCACATCACGGACTTCATCGCCGGGAATCCCTACCCCCACGCCAAACTCCGCCAGCCCGACTGGCAGAAGAGCCTGCCCGTGGAGGAGCGCACCCTGGCGGAGATGCTGGGGGACGCGGGCTATGTCAGCGGCCACTTCGGCAAATGGCACCTGGGCGTGGACAAGCGGGATGTGCCGGGGCGTCCCGGCGAGCCGGACACGCAGGGCTTTGACGACATCCTGATGCGGGAGAAGCCGGAGGGCCGCGAGGCGCGGGAGGCGACGGCGGACCCGGAGTATGACGCGCACCATGTCCGCGAAATCACGGACCGGGCCGTGGCATTCCTTGAAAAGAACCGGGAGCGCCCCTTCTTCTGCCACATCGCCCACAGCAGCATCCACCAGCCGGTCATGGCCTACGGCCCGGACATCATCCGCTACGCGAACAAGCGCGAGGCGGGGAACACCATGGGCAACAACCCGGTCATCGGCGCCATGGTGGAGACCCTGGACCGGCATGTGGGCCGCGTGCTGGACGCGCTGGACGCGCTGGGCCTCGCGGAAAACACCGTGGTGGCGCTGCTCTCGGACAACGGGGACTATTTCGGGCGCGAGGGCCTGAAACCGTTCTACGGCGCGAAGGCCGACCTCTACGAGGGCGGCATCCGCGTCCCCTGGATCATGCGCTGGCCCGGTGTCACGGCGCCCGGCACGGAATGCGCCGTGCCCATAAGCACCATAGATTTTTTCGCGACCTTTGCCGAACTGGCCGGGCAGGCGGTGGCGGACCCTGAGGTGGACGGCGTGAGCATTACCTCCCTGCTCCGGGGCGGGGACCGCCTGGACCGGGACGCGCTGTACTGGCATTACCCGCACTACCACAGCCTGGGCGTCGGCCCGAGCGGGGCCGTGCGCGAGGGGCGCTACAAACTCATCGAGTGGTTCGAGAAGAGTCTGGAGGATCCCGAGGCTGCGGGGGCGCTGGAACTGTTCGACCTGGAGGTGGACCCCGGCGAGCGGGTGAACCTCGTCCGGGAAATGCCGGAAAAGGCGCGGGACATGCACCGCAAACTCGTCGCGTGGCGGGCCGCCGTCGGCGCGCAGGAAATGACGCCGAATCCGGACTATGACCCCGCCCGCGCGGAGAAGTCGGGTTGA
- a CDS encoding tryptophan-rich sensory protein, with protein MAKRFAVSAAGLLASVLIVALAASLGGLFGPGDWYRSLAKPDWNPPNWVFGPVWSFLYLSMAVAGWLVWMRRGERPVGVPLALHGAQLLLNAVWTPLFFGLHWMGLAFAEILVLEVFIIACVAAFWPVSRWAAALMAPYAVWVAFAAFLNFTLWRLN; from the coding sequence ATGGCAAAGCGTTTCGCGGTCTCCGCGGCCGGACTGCTGGCCAGCGTGCTCATCGTGGCCCTCGCGGCCTCGCTGGGCGGGCTCTTCGGGCCGGGGGACTGGTACCGGTCCCTTGCGAAGCCCGACTGGAACCCGCCCAACTGGGTCTTCGGCCCCGTGTGGAGTTTTCTCTACCTCTCCATGGCCGTGGCCGGATGGCTGGTGTGGATGCGGCGCGGGGAGCGGCCCGTCGGCGTGCCCCTGGCGCTGCACGGCGCGCAACTGCTCCTGAACGCCGTGTGGACGCCCCTGTTTTTCGGCCTGCACTGGATGGGGCTGGCCTTCGCCGAAATCCTCGTGCTTGAGGTGTTCATCATCGCCTGCGTCGCGGCCTTCTGGCCCGTGAGCCGGTGGGCCGCCGCGCTGATGGCGCCCTACGCGGTCTGGGTCGCCTTCGCCGCGTTCCTCAATTTCACCCTCTGGCGGCTGAACTGA